A single region of the Quadrisphaera setariae genome encodes:
- a CDS encoding helix-turn-helix domain-containing protein, which translates to MDDDARDRRSGAGGRPYAAELRVRAAELRRDGVGSRQVAEQLGVSRATVCRWFREDGVLPLDLERHERAKVWAAEQAARRALDPARSYPGHRRHDPELREAAAEMRRQGLPRAEIARELGVGFSTVARWFREDEVSSGTDLRTTLQKRRDSYGRTVEERRAVEDREMTRWAAEVGDLSERDLRIIAAVLYWAEGSKSKPWRRSHRVIFVNSDPDMVRLFLRCLAVLGIERSRITCRLSIHESADVEAATHGWRRDVGDDLVFARPTLKRHNPVTVRLNTGEDYRGCLVITVAESASLYRRLAGTWNGVVASAEARFS; encoded by the coding sequence GTGGACGACGACGCACGCGACCGCAGGTCAGGGGCCGGTGGGCGGCCGTACGCGGCAGAGCTGCGGGTCCGTGCGGCCGAGCTGCGCCGCGACGGCGTCGGGAGCCGGCAGGTCGCGGAGCAGCTGGGTGTCAGCCGCGCCACGGTGTGCCGGTGGTTCCGCGAGGATGGCGTGCTGCCGCTCGACCTCGAGCGGCACGAGCGGGCGAAGGTCTGGGCCGCGGAGCAGGCCGCACGTCGGGCGCTGGACCCTGCGCGCTCCTACCCCGGCCACCGCCGGCACGACCCCGAGCTGAGGGAGGCCGCCGCCGAGATGCGGCGCCAAGGCCTGCCTCGCGCGGAGATCGCCCGAGAGCTCGGTGTGGGCTTCTCCACCGTGGCCCGATGGTTCCGCGAGGACGAGGTCTCCTCCGGGACCGACCTCCGGACCACCTTGCAGAAGCGCCGCGACTCCTACGGGCGCACCGTGGAGGAGCGCCGGGCCGTCGAGGACCGCGAGATGACTCGCTGGGCGGCCGAGGTGGGAGACCTCTCGGAGCGCGACCTGCGCATCATCGCTGCCGTCCTCTACTGGGCCGAGGGGTCGAAGTCGAAGCCGTGGCGTCGCAGCCACCGCGTCATCTTCGTCAACAGCGACCCCGACATGGTGCGGCTCTTCCTGCGGTGCCTGGCCGTCCTGGGGATCGAGCGCAGCCGCATCACGTGCCGGCTGTCCATCCACGAGTCAGCGGACGTGGAAGCCGCGACGCACGGGTGGCGGCGCGACGTGGGGGACGACCTCGTCTTCGCCCGTCCCACCCTGAAACGGCACAACCCCGTCACCGTGAGGCTCAACACGGGCGAGGACTACCGCGGGTGCCTCGTCATCACCGTCGCCGAGAGTGCGAGCCTGTACCGACGGCTTGCGGGTACGTGGAATGGTGTGGTTGCCTCAGCGGAGGCAAGGTTCAGTTGA
- a CDS encoding DUF6492 family protein yields MHTAAELLTLVTVVHEGALPLLELQARSLARHLDPDAVLDVVVVDNGTPRLGARAAEELRALYGPVAPRVRVLRARDVARVPLTTGWRSQQVLKLEVARQVRTSQYVVLDAKNVFVAPVDPAFFRAPDGRPRSMRTVYAQHRLRPDLERTLRYLGVDPATATSAAGFTATTTPFVLDTATATALLDDVERRSGRPFAREFVARGVLEFFLYTGWVLSTGRSLDEAFDVSMPTCPVLWPKAADAAGAREAVERSRTSGTPLFTVHQGALERLDAPARAVVAAYWAERGVFPDQAAASAALDHVQARIARASRPRRLAEVPLRGLARARRLADRGHPLPGRPAA; encoded by the coding sequence CCTCGTGACCGTCGTCCACGAGGGCGCGCTGCCGCTCCTGGAGCTGCAGGCCCGGTCGCTGGCCCGGCACCTCGACCCGGACGCCGTGCTCGACGTCGTCGTCGTGGACAACGGCACCCCCCGACTCGGCGCGCGCGCCGCGGAGGAGCTCCGGGCCCTGTACGGCCCGGTCGCCCCCCGCGTGCGGGTGCTGCGCGCCCGCGACGTCGCCCGAGTCCCGCTCACCACCGGGTGGCGCAGCCAGCAGGTGCTCAAGCTCGAGGTCGCCCGGCAGGTGCGCACCTCCCAGTACGTGGTGCTGGACGCCAAGAACGTCTTCGTGGCCCCCGTCGACCCCGCCTTCTTCCGCGCGCCCGACGGCCGCCCCCGCTCGATGCGCACCGTCTACGCGCAGCACCGCCTGCGGCCCGACCTCGAGCGCACCCTGCGCTACCTCGGCGTCGACCCCGCCACCGCCACCTCCGCCGCCGGGTTCACCGCCACCACCACCCCCTTCGTCCTCGACACCGCCACCGCGACCGCTCTCCTCGACGACGTCGAGCGGCGCTCCGGGCGACCCTTCGCCCGCGAGTTCGTCGCCCGCGGAGTGCTGGAGTTCTTCCTCTACACGGGGTGGGTGCTGTCCACCGGGCGCTCCTTGGACGAGGCCTTCGACGTCTCCATGCCCACCTGCCCCGTGCTGTGGCCGAAGGCCGCCGACGCCGCCGGAGCGCGCGAGGCCGTCGAGCGCTCCCGCACCAGCGGCACCCCCCTCTTCACCGTCCACCAGGGAGCGCTCGAGCGCCTCGACGCACCGGCGCGCGCCGTGGTGGCCGCCTACTGGGCCGAGCGCGGCGTCTTCCCCGACCAGGCCGCGGCCTCCGCCGCCCTCGACCACGTGCAGGCCCGCATCGCCCGCGCCTCCCGCCCGCGGCGCCTCGCCGAGGTGCCGCTGCGCGGCCTCGCCCGAGCACGCCGCCTCGCCGACCGCGGCCACCCGCTGCCGGGACGCCCGGCGGCCTGA
- the glmU gene encoding bifunctional UDP-N-acetylglucosamine diphosphorylase/glucosamine-1-phosphate N-acetyltransferase GlmU encodes MSSTRPAVVVVLAAGEGTRMRSATPKVLHAIGGRTLLGHALAAARGAQPERLVVVVRHERERVAAHALEVDADVLVADQDDVPGTGRAVQCGLDALVRERGEGAEPLAGTVVVTFGDVPLLRAQTLVDLVAAHEGERNGVTVLSAVLADPTGYGRILRDDDGAVASIVEQKDATDAQRAVTEVNTGIWAFDAAVLTAALPQVGRTNAQGEVYLTDVLALARAQGHRVAARPVADTAEVEGVNDRVQLAALGAALNRRTLEAHMRAGTTVVDPSTTWVDVHVDLGRDVVLLPGTQLLGATSVAAGAVVGPDTTLTDCEVGEGAVVQRTHGTLAVVGGGATVGPFSFLRPGTRLGADGKIGAFVETKNAVIGAHSKVPHLSYVGDAEIGERANIGAATIFANYDGQTKSRTVVGDAAFVGSDSVLVAPVTIGAGAYTAAGSVITEDVPAGAIGVGRGRQKNIDGWTERKRPGSASARAAAAARTAPADAPAGARDEQEEKA; translated from the coding sequence GTGAGCTCGACCCGCCCGGCCGTCGTCGTCGTCCTCGCCGCAGGGGAGGGCACCCGGATGCGGTCCGCGACCCCCAAGGTGCTCCACGCGATCGGGGGTCGCACCCTGCTGGGGCACGCGCTGGCGGCGGCCCGCGGTGCGCAGCCCGAGCGCCTCGTCGTGGTCGTGCGGCACGAGCGCGAGCGCGTCGCGGCGCACGCGCTCGAGGTGGACGCCGACGTCCTCGTCGCCGACCAGGACGACGTGCCCGGCACCGGCCGCGCGGTCCAGTGCGGGCTCGACGCGCTGGTGCGCGAGCGCGGCGAGGGCGCGGAGCCGCTGGCGGGAACCGTGGTGGTGACCTTCGGCGACGTACCGCTGCTGCGCGCGCAGACCCTCGTCGACCTGGTCGCGGCGCACGAGGGCGAGCGGAACGGCGTGACGGTGCTGTCCGCCGTCCTGGCAGACCCGACCGGCTACGGGCGCATCCTGCGCGACGACGACGGCGCCGTGGCCTCGATCGTCGAGCAGAAGGACGCCACGGACGCGCAGCGCGCGGTCACCGAGGTGAACACGGGCATCTGGGCGTTCGACGCCGCCGTGCTGACCGCCGCCCTGCCGCAGGTCGGCCGCACCAACGCGCAGGGCGAGGTCTACCTCACCGACGTGCTCGCGCTGGCCCGCGCGCAGGGCCACCGCGTGGCCGCCCGCCCGGTGGCCGACACCGCCGAGGTGGAGGGCGTCAACGACCGCGTGCAGCTGGCCGCGCTGGGCGCCGCGCTGAACCGGCGGACGCTCGAGGCGCACATGCGCGCCGGCACCACCGTGGTCGACCCGTCGACCACGTGGGTGGACGTCCACGTCGACCTCGGGCGCGACGTGGTCCTGCTGCCCGGCACCCAGCTGCTCGGCGCCACCAGCGTGGCCGCCGGCGCCGTCGTCGGGCCGGACACCACCCTCACCGACTGCGAGGTGGGGGAGGGGGCCGTGGTGCAGCGCACGCACGGCACGCTCGCCGTGGTCGGTGGCGGCGCCACCGTGGGGCCGTTCTCGTTCCTGCGGCCGGGCACCCGCCTCGGCGCGGACGGCAAGATCGGCGCCTTCGTGGAGACCAAGAACGCCGTCATCGGCGCGCACAGCAAGGTGCCGCACCTGTCCTACGTCGGCGACGCCGAGATCGGGGAGCGCGCCAACATCGGCGCCGCCACGATCTTCGCGAACTACGACGGCCAGACCAAGAGCCGCACGGTGGTGGGCGACGCCGCCTTCGTGGGCAGCGACAGCGTGCTGGTGGCCCCCGTGACGATCGGTGCGGGCGCCTACACGGCGGCGGGCTCGGTCATCACCGAGGACGTGCCGGCCGGGGCGATCGGCGTCGGCCGCGGCCGGCAGAAGAACATCGACGGCTGGACGGAGCGCAAGCGCCCCGGCAGCGCGTCGGCCCGCGCGGCGGCAGCCGCGCGAACCGCACCCGCGGACGCGCCCGCGGGTGCGCGGGACGAGCAGGAGGAGAAGGCATGA
- a CDS encoding arsenate reductase/protein-tyrosine-phosphatase family protein, whose amino-acid sequence MALHLLVVCTGNVCRSPLAEVVLRSGLQHSGDSGVQVTSAGTGALVGAPMPDEAVELAVKAGGSARLAAQHRARALTPGDLASADLVLTATRQHRADVVAQRPALLRRTFTLREVGRLAPMVSGWVEGHLPEQRLASLVGQLPTARGRWPVTGGEDDLVDPYRQGAAVWRRCEQEALPALAALLDVVAPRS is encoded by the coding sequence GTGGCGCTCCACCTCCTCGTCGTCTGCACCGGCAACGTCTGCCGGTCCCCCCTCGCCGAGGTCGTCCTCCGCTCCGGCCTGCAGCACAGCGGAGACAGCGGCGTCCAGGTCACCAGCGCCGGCACCGGCGCCCTCGTCGGCGCCCCCATGCCCGACGAGGCCGTGGAGCTGGCGGTCAAGGCCGGTGGCAGCGCCCGCCTCGCCGCCCAGCACCGCGCCCGAGCCCTCACCCCCGGCGACCTCGCCTCCGCCGACCTCGTCCTCACCGCCACCCGGCAGCACCGCGCCGACGTCGTGGCCCAGCGCCCCGCGCTCCTGCGCCGCACCTTCACCCTCCGCGAGGTCGGACGCCTCGCCCCCATGGTCTCCGGCTGGGTCGAGGGGCACCTGCCCGAGCAGCGCCTCGCCTCCCTGGTCGGCCAGCTCCCCACCGCCCGCGGCCGCTGGCCCGTCACCGGCGGCGAGGACGACCTCGTCGACCCCTACCGCCAGGGCGCCGCCGTCTGGCGCCGCTGCGAGCAGGAGGCCCTGCCCGCGCTCGCGGCGCTGCTCGACGTGGTGGCGCCCCGCTCCTAG